A stretch of Leptolyngbya sp. 'hensonii' DNA encodes these proteins:
- a CDS encoding helix-turn-helix transcriptional regulator: protein MRVNEDLLYQQIGERIRERRSKAKLTQGQLAEAVGVLRTSITNIEAGRQKAPLHVLYELCTVLGAEVAEILPSRTDVVQKSEMSIEIGGRVKTVPPKSAELIQQLLKE from the coding sequence ATGCGAGTTAATGAAGACCTTCTCTACCAACAAATTGGTGAACGTATTCGAGAACGCCGCTCTAAGGCAAAGCTGACCCAAGGGCAGCTAGCGGAAGCAGTCGGTGTTCTGCGTACCTCGATTACCAATATTGAAGCTGGGCGGCAAAAAGCTCCCCTTCACGTTTTGTATGAACTTTGTACCGTCTTAGGTGCAGAGGTGGCAGAAATTCTGCCATCCAGAACAGATGTTGTTCAGAAAAGTGAGATGTCGATCGAAATTGGTGGGCGTGTAAAAACAGTTCCACCAAAGAGTGCTGAACTCATTCAACAGTTATTAAAAGAATAG